From a region of the Fimbriiglobus ruber genome:
- a CDS encoding DUF6398 domain-containing protein yields MLLIPKDADLFFKLHKALMAFVNQKLAILPGIKTAQEFGLLSPDDRYKVSQALFSNLQLIEEFIGENPARLPDDELAIVHSWRHFVTGKFYVFRELKKYTVFLSSEKHPVAYGVLAMTTPFEEIVGSYLPVWIETTLLPFKDQIIYEGTLRKYPISFGPGIRRSLNEEFKKAKDAHGIVTSLPMSEEAPKAKKPPAKPRVKVKPKGKDDAAAETIYDLVDRFCRTHLNDEYAVLCRRLAEKLARKRPSPLASGKPETWACGIVRTIGWVNFLDDRASKPHMKLTAIDKAFGVGESTGQGKSMLIRKTLKIRSFDPQWTLPSRQGKNPLTWMLSVNGMMMDIRHAPREVQEVAFARGLIPYIPADQDSAGK; encoded by the coding sequence ATGCTACTCATCCCGAAAGACGCGGACCTCTTTTTCAAGTTGCACAAGGCGCTGATGGCGTTCGTGAACCAGAAGCTCGCGATACTTCCCGGTATCAAGACAGCGCAGGAGTTCGGCCTACTTTCACCCGACGATCGGTACAAGGTCAGCCAGGCTTTGTTTTCCAACTTGCAGCTCATTGAAGAATTCATCGGCGAAAATCCGGCCCGCTTGCCCGACGACGAACTCGCGATCGTCCATTCCTGGCGACACTTCGTAACCGGCAAGTTTTATGTCTTCCGCGAACTGAAAAAGTACACGGTCTTTCTCTCGTCCGAAAAGCATCCGGTCGCCTACGGCGTTCTCGCGATGACGACCCCGTTCGAGGAGATAGTCGGGTCTTACCTGCCGGTCTGGATCGAGACCACTCTCTTGCCGTTCAAGGATCAAATCATTTACGAGGGGACGCTGCGCAAGTACCCCATTTCGTTCGGCCCCGGCATCCGGCGGTCCCTGAACGAGGAGTTTAAAAAGGCCAAGGACGCGCACGGAATCGTCACGTCGCTGCCGATGTCGGAGGAGGCACCCAAGGCGAAAAAGCCGCCGGCCAAACCGCGGGTGAAAGTGAAACCGAAGGGGAAAGATGACGCCGCGGCGGAAACGATTTACGATCTCGTCGACCGATTTTGCCGCACCCACTTGAACGACGAGTATGCCGTACTGTGCCGCCGGCTGGCCGAGAAATTGGCTCGCAAGCGGCCGTCCCCGCTCGCCAGTGGCAAGCCCGAGACGTGGGCCTGTGGCATTGTCCGAACAATTGGGTGGGTCAACTTCCTGGACGACCGGGCCAGTAAACCACACATGAAATTGACGGCCATCGACAAAGCCTTCGGCGTCGGCGAAAGCACCGGCCAGGGCAAATCGATGTTGATTCGTAAGACGCTGAAAATTCGGTCGTTCGACCCGCAATGGACCCTACCGAGTCGCCAGGGAAAGAACCCGCTGACCTGGATGCTGTCGGTGAACGGCATGATGATGGACATCCGCCACGCGCCGCGAGAAGTGCAAGAAGTCGCCTTCGCGCGGGGGCTCATTCCATACATTCCAGCGGACCAGGATAGCGCGGGCAAATGA
- a CDS encoding phytanoyl-CoA dioxygenase family protein encodes MNSPNTFQPLPGTDDLGRVERDLRFHPSTSADPKVLTRSQIDQFNRDGYLMPFRFFDAVEVTDLRGYFDRLLASYLAEGKDSYSISSAHLRHGRVWDVLTNPKIVAVVSDLLGPNVVAWGSHFFCKMPGDGKNVSWHQDSSYWPLTPSKAVTVWLAIDDADRGNACMKFIPRTHTLGHLTWKLSETDAANVLNQTVPDVEQYGLPVYVELKAGEASVHSDLLLHGSDVNTSARRRCGLTLRYTPTDVHAYLGWHDKGVVAAGPPADHWANRPRPGEE; translated from the coding sequence ATGAACTCGCCGAATACCTTCCAGCCTCTCCCCGGGACCGACGATCTGGGCCGCGTCGAGCGCGACCTGCGCTTCCACCCGAGTACCAGCGCGGACCCCAAAGTCCTGACGCGATCCCAGATCGACCAGTTCAACCGCGACGGCTACCTGATGCCGTTCCGGTTTTTCGACGCGGTCGAGGTCACCGACCTCCGCGGGTACTTCGACCGGCTCCTCGCCAGCTACCTGGCTGAAGGCAAGGACAGCTACTCGATCAGCTCCGCGCACCTGCGGCACGGCCGCGTGTGGGACGTGCTGACGAACCCGAAGATCGTCGCCGTCGTGTCCGACCTGCTCGGGCCGAACGTGGTCGCCTGGGGGTCGCACTTCTTTTGCAAAATGCCGGGCGACGGGAAGAACGTGTCGTGGCACCAGGACTCAAGCTATTGGCCGCTCACGCCGTCGAAGGCGGTGACGGTGTGGCTGGCGATCGACGACGCGGACCGCGGCAACGCATGCATGAAGTTCATCCCCCGCACACACACCCTCGGCCACCTCACCTGGAAGTTGAGCGAGACCGACGCCGCGAACGTCCTCAACCAGACCGTCCCGGATGTCGAGCAATACGGGTTGCCGGTGTACGTCGAACTGAAAGCCGGCGAGGCGTCCGTTCACTCGGACCTACTTCTGCACGGGTCCGACGTCAACACGTCCGCCCGCCGCCGGTGCGGGCTGACGTTGCGGTACACGCCCACCGACGTCCACGCTTACCTGGGGTGGCACGACAAAGGCGTGGTGGCCGCCGGCCCCCCGGCGGACCACTGGGCGAACCGCCCGCGACCGGGCGAGGAATGA
- a CDS encoding trypsin-like peptidase domain-containing protein, with product MVNSRRSFLALATLLFFIAPLRADDEDFNTQLMRATVKVGHEKSTGTGFILTRPDPAAPKRVQYVLITAAHVFERMTGDEATLSFRKKEAEGVFKKESQTIAVRAAGKPAWTQHPSEDVAVMVVTPPAGVDLPALSVDLLATDDTLARFKVHPGDTVSCLGYPHRVEANDAGFPVLRTGAIAGYPLTPTKVTKTFLLSINSFEGDSGGPVYLADPNRATAGPGKREDARLILGLIVSQQFLDEELKTIYGTTKVRHRLGLAAAVHAAYVRETVNRVR from the coding sequence ATGGTCAACTCAAGGCGTTCGTTTCTCGCCCTGGCAACGCTGTTGTTTTTCATCGCCCCGCTCAGAGCGGACGACGAGGATTTCAACACTCAACTCATGCGGGCCACCGTCAAAGTTGGCCACGAGAAGTCGACCGGCACCGGCTTCATTCTGACCCGCCCCGACCCCGCGGCCCCCAAGCGGGTGCAATACGTACTAATCACTGCCGCCCACGTTTTCGAGCGCATGACCGGGGACGAGGCGACTCTCTCGTTCCGCAAGAAAGAGGCGGAGGGGGTTTTCAAGAAAGAGTCGCAAACGATCGCGGTCCGCGCGGCCGGCAAACCCGCGTGGACGCAACACCCGTCCGAAGACGTGGCCGTGATGGTCGTTACCCCGCCGGCGGGCGTGGACCTGCCCGCCCTCTCCGTCGACCTGCTCGCGACGGACGACACACTCGCGCGCTTCAAGGTCCACCCCGGCGATACCGTCTCGTGCCTGGGCTACCCGCACCGCGTCGAGGCGAACGACGCCGGGTTTCCCGTTCTCCGAACCGGCGCGATCGCCGGTTATCCCCTCACGCCGACCAAAGTGACCAAGACGTTTCTGCTCAGCATCAACTCGTTCGAAGGAGACAGCGGCGGACCCGTTTACCTTGCCGACCCGAACCGGGCGACCGCCGGGCCGGGAAAGCGGGAGGACGCGCGACTGATTCTGGGCCTCATCGTGAGCCAGCAATTTCTGGACGAAGAATTGAAGACGATTTACGGGACCACGAAGGTGCGCCACCGCCTGGGTTTGGCCGCCGCGGTCCATGCCGCTTACGTGCGGGAAACCGTGAACCGCGTGCGATGA